In Solanum pennellii chromosome 7, SPENNV200, the following are encoded in one genomic region:
- the LOC107024441 gene encoding early nodulin-like protein 2: MARKLSSLVVFGSILFALLQHVAMAQQTHVVGDTLGWTVPNGGAASYSTWAAGKSFVVGDILVFNFRSGSHSVAEVSKGPFDSCNTSSPISISTNGPTNITLSSIGSHYYLCTFPSHCTLGQKLAINVSGSASPAPQPAPATPPTATPVMAPAPSVSVAPATAPSPASVAQTYIVGDNLGWSVPTSGPNSYQRWANNKSFKVGDTLVFNFVNGTHNVAMVSKASYDSCNTTSPINTISNGPARIRLTNSGEHYYMCTFPRHCSLGQKLAINVTGSDVTAPTPSTAATPSSPTVPSSDSPVNSPPAPSASAPSLVLATLPLTFLSFALVRLLN, from the exons ATGGCAAGAAAGTTGAGTTCTTTAGTTGTTTTTGGCTCAATTTTATTTGCTTTATTACAACATGTTGCTATGGCACAACAAACTCATGTTGTTGGTGATACTTTGGGTTGGACCGTTCCTAATGGTGGCGCCGCCTCTTATTCCACATGGGCCGCCGGGAAATCCTTTGTCGTCGGTGATATTCTTg taTTTAACTTTAGAAGTGGATCACACAGTGTGGCTGAAGTATCAAAAGGGCCTTTTGATTCATGCAATACTTCAAGCCcaatttcaatttcaacaaatgGCCCAACAAATATTACATTAAGCTCTATTGGATCACATTACTATCTTTGTACTTTTCCAAGCCATTGTACATTGGGCCAGAAATTGGCTATCAACGTCTCCGGCTCCGCCTCTCCCGCTCCTCAGCCAGCCCCCGCCACTCCACCCACCGCCACCCCGGTGATGGCTCCAGCCCCATCCGTGTCTGTCGCTCCGGCAACGGCACCTTCACCGGCTAGTGTAGCCCAAACTTATATTGTTGGAGATAACTTGGGCTGGAGTGTTCCTACTAGTGGCCCAAATTCTTATCAAAGATGGGCTAATAACAAATCATTCAAAGTTGGAGACACTCTTG ttTTCAATTTTGTGAATGGGACACATAATGTTGCAATGGTTAGCAAGGCATCTTATGACTCATGTAACACAACTTCTCCAATAAACACAATTAGCAATGGTCCAGCCAGAATTAGACTCACAAATTCTGGTGAACATTACTATATGTGTACATTCCCTAGACATTGTTCATTAGGTCAAAAACTAGCCATCAATGTCACCGGTTCGGACGTGACCGCCCCCACGCCTTCCACCGCGGCTACACCATCCAGCCCCACCGTGCCATCGAGCGATTCGCCGGTCAATTCACCACCAGCACCAAGTGCCTCAGCTCCATCTTTGGTTCTTGCAACTTTGCCACTCACTTTCTTGTCATTTGCCTTAGTTAGGTTGTTGAATTAG
- the LOC107025375 gene encoding blue copper protein-like, which yields MARKLSTLVVFGAILFALIQHVSMAQQTHVVGDTLAWTVPNGGAASYSTWAVGKTFVVGDILVFNFRSGSHSVAEVSKGAFDSCNTSSPISISTNGPTNITLSSVGSHYYLCTFPSHCTLGQKLAINVSGSASPAPQPAPATPPTATPVMAPAPSVSVAPATAPSLTSVAQTYIVGDNLGWSVPTSGPNSYQRWANNKSFKVGDTLVFNFVNGTHNVAMVSQASYDSCNTTSPINTISNGPARIRLTNSGEHYYMCTFPRHCSLGQKLAINVTGSDVTAPTPSTAATPSSPTVPSSDSPVNSPPAPSASAPSLVLATLPLTFLSFALVRLLN from the exons ATGGCAAGAAAATTGAGTACTTTAGTTGTTTTTGGTGCAATTTTATTTGCTTTAATACAACATGTTTCAATGGCACAACAAACTCATGTTGTTGGTGATACTTTGGCTTGGACCGTTCCTAATGGTGGCGCCGCCTCTTATTCCACCTGGGCCGTCGGGAAAACCTTTGTTGTCGGTGACATTCTAG TATTTAACTTTAGAAGTGGATCACATAGTGTGGCTGAAGTATCGAAaggggcttttgattcatgcaATACTTCAAGCCcaatttcaatttcaacaaatgGCCCAACAAATATTACATTAAGCTCTGTTGGATCACATTACTATCTTTGTACATTTCCAAGCCATTGTACATTGGGCCAGAAATTGGCTATCAACGTCTCCGGCTCCGCCTCTCCCGCTCCTCAGCCAGCCCCCGCCACTCCACCCACCGCCACCCCGGTGATGGCTCCAGCCCCATCCGTGTCGGTCGCTCCGGCAACGGCACCTTCACTGACTAGTGTAGCCCAAACTTATATTGTTGGAGATAACTTGGGCTGGAGTGTTCCTACTAGTGGCCCAAATTCTTATCAAAGATGGGCTAATAACAAATCATTCAAAGTTGGAGACACTCTTG ttTTCAATTTTGTGAATGGGACACATAATGTTGCAATGGTTAGCCAGGCATCTTATGACTCATGTAACACAACTTCTCCAATAAACACAATTAGCAATGGTCCAGCCAGAATTAGACTCACAAATTCTGGTGAACATTACTATATGTGTACATTCCCTAGACATTGTTCATTAGGTCAAAAACTAGCCATCAATGTCACCGGTTCGGACGTGACCGCCCCCACGCCTTCCACCGCGGCTACACCATCCAGCCCCACCGTGCCATCGAGCGATTCGCCGGTCAATTCACCACCAGCACCAAGTGCCTCAGCTCCATCTTTGGTTCTTGCAACTTTGCCACTCACTTTCTTGTCATTTGCCTTAGTTAGGTTGTTGAATTAG
- the LOC107025448 gene encoding umecyanin-like has protein sequence MEIILATKFGSSCAKLLLLVCLLFGCVVEISLGRTYIVGDNLGWQTPPNGVVTYSNWANQHTFVVGDILEFNFNSGVHTATRVNKNAFDSCNAANPIDNETNGPAKFTLSTTGDYYFICTIHCNQGQKLTVNVTLTGSPSGSPTPGSSPSSPGGETSSPPPPPPSPTGSVSTRVVASFVMLVPIWALTLLA, from the exons ATGGAAATTATTTTGGCTACAAAATTTGGTTCATCATGTGCcaaattattattgttagtGTGTTTGTTGTTTGGTTGTGTTGTTGAAATTTCATTAGGAAGAACATATATAGTTGGTGATAATCTTGGTTGGCAAACACCTCCTAATGGTGTTGTTACTTATTCCAATTGGGCTAATCAACATACTTTTGTTGTTGGGGACATTTTAG AGTTCAATTTCAATAGTGGAGTACACACAGCAACTAGGGTAAATAAAAATGCATTTGATAGTTGCAATGCTGCAAATCCAATAGATAATGAAACAAATGGTCCAGCAAAATTCACACTTAGTACTACTGGGgattattatttcatttgtaCTATCCATTGCAACCAAGGCCAAAAATTAACGGTCAACGTCACGTTGACCGGATCCCCGTCCGGGAGCCCTACTCCCGGTTCATCTCCGTCATCACCCGGTGGTGAGACATCGTCTCCTCCACCTCCTCCTCCGTCTCCAACGGGATCCGTGTCGACTAGGGTTGTTGCTTCATTTGTCATGTTAGTGCCCATATGGGCACTAACACTTTTGGCTTAG
- the LOC107024575 gene encoding cucumber peeling cupredoxin-like, protein MVTKMNIALVLMTILAALPGNIVAVDHIVGDTTGWTIPSSGPTTYANWASGRTFRVGDTLVFNFASGAHDVAKVTKSAYDSCSSTNPISLITVGPANITLNSTGSEYFICTFGQHCNAGQKLAINVATSSTTSPTPAPSPVPNPTRAPTPTPSLSPSDGPSGPSPSPSGGAGDSPVSAPPPGPVTPEPTTPSPTSPGDGLVPPPAPSSASRSAFVHALIMFMSIAISIMC, encoded by the exons ATGGTTACAAAGATGAATATTGCACTAGTCTTGATGACTATTTTGGCGGCGTTGCCGGGGAATATAGTAGCGGTTGATCATATAGTTGGTGATACTACTGGCTGGACAATTCCCTCAAGTGGACCTACAACTTATGCAAATTGGGCTTCAGGACGTACCTTCAGAGTTGGTGATACTTTAG TGTTCAACTTTGCAAGTGGAGCACATGATGTAGCCAAAGTAACAAAGAGTGCATATGATTCTTGTAGTTCCACAAATCCCATTAGTCTTATTACTGTTGGACCAGCCAATATTACTCTAAATTCCACAGGTAGTGAGTATTTTATTTGTACTTTTGGCCAACATTGTAATGCTGGCCAAAAACTAGCTATCAATGTTGCAACATCTTCTACTACTAGTCCTACCCCTGCCCCATCCCCTGTCCCGAACCCTACCCGTGCACCAACCCCAACGCCAAGTCTATCACCATCAGACGGTCCATCTGGACCGTCTCCTAGTCCAAGTGGTGGTGCAGGAGATTCACCAGTGTCTGCACCACCACCTGGACCAGTGACACCGGAGCCTACTACTCCTTCACCAACGTCACCAGGCGATGGTCTAGTTCCTCCACCGGCTCCAAGCTCTGCCTCGCGAAGCGCTTTTGTACATGCCTTGATCATGTTTATGTCCATTGCTATTAGTATTATGTGCTAG
- the LOC107024175 gene encoding glucan endo-1,3-beta-glucosidase 11-like → MKILVRFLFMLLVIFNPNAQQTARAFTGTYGINYGRIADNIPSPDKVVKLLRAAKIKNVRIYDAEPSVLNAFKGTGLELVVGLPNGFVKEMSANADHALTWVKDNVKAFLPDTRIVGIAVGNEVLGGSDNELEVALLNAVKNVYNATKKLGISDVVQISTAHSQAVFADSFPPSYCVFKDGVAQLMKPLLEFFSKIGSPFCLNAYPFLAYTYNSDKIDINYALFQPNEGIVDNKTHLHYDNLLDAQIDAAYAALEDAGFRKMEVIVTETGWASDGDENEPAATPSNARTYNYNLRKRLAKRKGTPLRPKKMLKAYIFALFNEYQKPGQSSEKNFGLFKADGSISYDVGFSGLQDISAASSLLSLKGMQAQGYYLSATAITTSISILLSRL, encoded by the exons ATGAAGATTCTTGTTAGattcctttttatgttattgGTGATCTTTAATCCTAATg CTCAACAGACTGCAAGAGCGTTCACAGGAACGTATGGAATTAATTACGGAAGAATTGCAGATAATATCCCTTCACCTGATAAAGTGGTTAAACTTCTTCGGGCAGCAAAGATTAAGAATGTTAGAATTTATGATGCAGAGCCTAGTGTACTTAATGCGTTTAAAGGAACAGGGCTTGAGCTAGTGGTTGGACTTCCGAATGGGTTTGTAAAAGAAATGAGTGCTAATGCAGATCATGCTCTAACTTGGGTAAAAGATAATGTGAAGGCATTCCTTCCTGATACCCGCATTGTTGGCATCGCTGTTGGAAATGAAGTTTTGGGGGGTAGTGACAATGAACTGGAGGTAGCCCTTCTGAATGCTGTAAAGAATGTATACAATGCAACAAAAAAGCTTGGGATAAGTGATGTTGTTCAGATATCGACTGCACACTCGCAGGCTGTTTTTGCTGATTCATTCCCTCCTTCTTATTGTGTATTTAAAGATGGTGTTGCTCAGTTGATGAAGCCACTTTTAGAGTTCTTCTCGAAAATTGGATCTCCGTTCTGTCTAAATGCTTATCCATTTTTGGCTTACACGTACAACTCCGATAAAATAGACATAAATTATGCTCTTTTTCAGCCAAATGAAGGCATTGTTGACAATAAAACTCATCTACATTATGATAACTTGCTCGATGCTCAGATTGATGCAGCATATGCAGCTCTAGAGGATGCTGGTTTCAGGAAAATGGAAGTCATAGTTACTGAAACAGGCTGGGCCTCTGATGGGGATGAGAATGAACCTGCTGCCACCCCAAGTAATGCtagaacatataattataatctGCGTAAAAGGCTCGCCAAGAGGAAAGGAACTCCATTGAGGCCGAAAAAAATGTTGAAGGCATATATTTTTGCACTCTTCAATGAGTATCAAAAGCCAGGTCAATCATCAGAGAAGAACTTTGGACTCTTCAAAGCTGATGGTAGTATATCTTATGATGTCGGCTTCTCTGGGTTGCAAGATATTTCAGCTGCATCTTCGCTTTTGTCTTTGAAG GGAATGCAAGCTCAAGGGTACTATTTGTCAGCGACAGCAATCACAACTTCAATATCGATTCTTCTGTCGAGGTTATGA